One window of Uloborus diversus isolate 005 chromosome 3, Udiv.v.3.1, whole genome shotgun sequence genomic DNA carries:
- the LOC129218781 gene encoding uncharacterized protein LOC129218781, which yields MIVAVLYIVLATLKGKAKPIHAFCSLESLEILCSSEKIFLDGTFKLAPKLFCQLYTLHGSFKGKIFPLVYSFLPNKTKATYLTLFKNLKIQAEKFGFKFQPPSAMLDFEAGAINALEEVFPFINVKGCYFHYSQAIWRKVQELGLVKNYVNSEETRTWIRRIIALPLVPMDEVSEAFLLLLEDAPQQTRAVRKMIDYVVDTWLDENNATFQMDSWNHFETNDNLRTNNNVEGWHSKLSKRGLPPHPNIFSLVKVLQDIEAENEAERRTLRSRKQKSTQKKQYRVLNERLALLKQRLIDNNIQLKAYMDAVAYLASTKK from the exons ATGATTGTTGCTGTTTTGTATATTGTTTTGGCCACTTTGAAGGGAAAAGCAAAGCCAATTCAT GCATTTTGCTCTCTTGAAAGCTTGGAAATACTATGCAGCAGCGAAAAAATATTCTTGGATGGAACATTCAAACTTGCACCTAAACTTTTCTGTCAATTGTATACACTTCATGGCTCGTTCAAGGGGAAAATTTTCCCATTAGTTTATAGCTTTCTCCCAAACAAAACAAAGGCAACATATTTGACtttgttcaaaaatttgaaaatacaggCCGAAAAGTTTGGGTTCAAGTTTCAACCACCTTCTGCTATGTTAGATTTTGAAGCAGGAGCAATCAATGCTTTAGAGGAAGTGTTTCCGTTCATCAACGTCAAAGGATGCTACTTCCACTATTCCCAAGCAATTTGGAGAAAG GTGCAAGAGTTGGGCCTGGTAAAGAACTATGTAAATAGTGAGGAGACGCGAACATGGATCCGTAGGATTATTGCCCTTCCGCTAGTGCCAATGGATGAAGTAAGTGAAGCTTTCCTCCTGCTTCTTGAAGATGCCCCACAGCAAACAAGAGCAGTGAGAAAAATGATTGACTATGTAGTAGACACCTGGCTGGACGAAAATAATGCGACATTTCAGat gGACTCGTGGAATCACTTTGAAACGAATGACAATTTGAGGACAAACAACAATGTTGAGGGGTGGCACTCAAAACTAAGCAAAAGAGGGCTGCCCCCTCACCCTAATATCTTCAGCTTAGTGAAAGTGCTTCAGGATATTGAAGCTGAAAATGAAGCTGAGAGAAGAACGCTTCGAAGTAGAAAGCAAAAGTCCACCCAGAAAAAACAGTACAGAGTGCTAAATGAAAGACTAGCACTATTGAAACAGCGTTTAATTGATAATAATATTCAACTTAAAGCATACATGGATGCTGTAGCATATTTAGCAAGTACAAAAAAATAA